CGTACTCCTCGCCGTCGCCGAGCTCGACCATGTGGACGGCGCCGTAGGCCGAGAGGAAGACGTCGCCGTGCCCGACGAGCTTGAGCAGGAACAGCCGCTCGCCGGAGAAGAACATCTTGCCGCCGCCGAACTTGGTGTCGATGTCGATCTCGCCGGTGTCGAAGATGTAGGCGCCGGACTGGGCCATGATGGTGTTGCCGGCCATCTGGAGCTGGATGATGTCGCCGGCGAAGTTGGGGGCGAAGGTGACTTCGCCGCCGTTGGGCCCGGCGGTGTAGTGGTTCTGGAAGAAGCTCTCGCCGCCGACCATCGAGCGCAGCAGGGACTTGCCTATACCGCCGCGGCCCTTGGTCTCCATCTCGATATCGGCGGACATACTGACCATGGCTCCGGCTTCGGCGGTCACCCGCTCGCCGGGGTCCAGCATGACCTTGGCCAGGGTGAAGTTGGGGCGGTACAACAGGTCGTACTGCATCGATCCTCCTTGGAATAGGCGGGGGTGGACTAGGCGACCGGACAACGATAACTCAACGGACGGGGGGCGGTCCAGTGAGCCCGAGGCGGGGAAGGATTCGACGTGGTATACTGGGCTGGCGCGATCGGCTTCGTCCGAAACGGAAGCCGCGTCCTGGGAGGTAAAGAAACGGGATGCCGAGTAACTTGTACCTTTGCCTGCTCTTACTGGCCGGACTGCCGACCCAGGCCCCGGCGACGGAGTTCGCCGAGCGCGAGGTCGAGTGCCCGGTCTGCGGCGAAAGCAGCGTTTACCGCCTGCCCCTCGAAGTGGACTCTAACGGCGGCGTCTCCACGGACCTGGCCGTCTACTCCTCGAACGGTGTACAGCCCTGGCGCTACTGGATCGCCTACTCACCGGAGTGCGGTTACACCGACTGGGTTGGGCGTTTCGCCGATCAGTTGCGTCCCGAGGAGGTCGAGTTCATCGAGGAGAGCTTCGGCGCCGCCGAGTTCGAGGGGATCCGCCGCGGCGAGTTGCCCCTCTGGGAGCGCTACCGCAATCTGTACCTGCTGGAGGAGTACCGCGGCGCCCCCGCCGTCGAGCTGGCCGACATCCTGCTCTGCGGTTGGTGGTGCCTGCGGCCGGAGAACGTCGAACGCGAGACGAGGCTGGCCTATCTGGGGGAGATCACCGAACTCCTAGGCGCCGCCCTGATCCGGGGCGAGGTTGGTGACGATCAACTGGCCGAGCGGGTCTACCTGATCGGCGAGCTGGAGCGCCAGGCCGGCGACGTCGTCGACGCCCGCCGCCGCTTGAGTGAGGCCCGCACCATGCCCGGAGTGGTCGATTCGGACATCACCGGTTTCATCGAGCGCGCCCAACTGCTCAACGACAGCCGCCCCCTGCGCCGCCGGGTGCTCGAGGGCACGGACGCCGTCGTCAGTCATCCCGACGACGCCGCAATTTACGACCTCGCCGTCGACTGCTGGACATTCCTGGAGGGGAATCCCTCCCAGGTCGTCGACCGCGGCGACGCCGCCCTGGCCGCTTGGTTTTACGGCGAGCGCCTCGGGCGGCCCAGCGCGGAGCTGGCCGAGTGGCGCGCGCGCTTCGAAACCGCCTACGCCCTCGAACTGGAAACCCGACCCCTCATATACGCCGCGGACGAGCTGGGCATCCTGGAGCGGCTGGCCGCCGGAGAGTGCGCGTGCGACGACTGACCCCCAGCCTGACGATACTGATAGTCTGCCTGACGGCGTCGGCCGTTCCCGCCCTGGACTGTCCCCACTGCGGCGGCGCCTTGAGCGCGGCGACGGCCGTCGTCCGCGAAACCCCGGAATACGACCTCTACGGGCTGGAACCCGGTCTGCTCCCCGGCCTGACGACGCTGCGTTACTGCACGAGCTGCGGCTGGGCCGGGAATGATGCGACGGCGGGCGCTACCCCCGTCCCCTCCACCGTTGCCGATTGGCTGGCCGCCAACGAGCCGCCCGACTGGACTACCGTTTGCATCGCCGTGCGCGCCGCCGCTCTGCTCGAGGTCGCCGGCGGCGGGGATTACGACCTCGGCCTGGCCTGGCTGCGCACCGCCTGGGCCGCCCGTTCCGCCGAGGACGCCGCTCTGCAGGAGTTCGCCTACGAGCGGGCCTACGAGCGCTTAGTCGCCTACGTCGCCGATCACGCCACCGGATCCCGGCTGCCCTGGGCCCGCTACCTGGCCGGGGCCTGCGCCGAACGGCTCGGCCGCCCGGGCAGCGCCCTGGCCCACTACCGCGCCGCCCAGTATATGGGCGATCTGCCCGCCCTGCTGCGCTCCCTGGTCAACGAACGCCTCTACCGGCTCGAGGGTTGAGTAAGCCGCGGCGGGGACCTTTGAAAACAATCCTGAACGGCTGAACCGCCCCCGGACCGCCGGAACCGGCACGGTTTTTGCATCTCGGCGCCCGTTACCGACAATGTTAACGGTCGGCCTCCGCAAAAACCGTGCCGGTTCCGGCCCGCGCGGTCGGCGGGGCTACGCAAGCCCCCGGCGGCGGTTTTTCAAAGGTCCCCGTCCGTTTCGCGGGGCCGGGTATTATCTGCGCGTTGCGCCCCGGCGCCCCGTTGTTTACAATAGAAAAATCTGACGCCGCCGTTCTCCGCCGGTTAACCGGGATCGTACTTGATGGCCGACTACCGTCCCAGCCCGCGTAAAGAAGATTCCGTCAGGGACTTCCTTCAGCGCAAGTTCACCTTCGCTCCGACGCTGCGTCAGCGGGTGGACCGGCTGCTCAAGCGTATCTTCATCTTTTCCTCGATCGCCGCCCTCGTCGGCCTCGTCGTCGAGTACGGCTTCTACCCCGACGACTTCCTGCGCACTGTCATCCACGTCGTCGAGTACGTCGTCATCCTGATCTTCGCCCTGATCCCCTTGGTGCGTCTGGTTTTCACTCATCACCGGCTGTCCTACCTCAAGGAGCATCTGGCCGATTTCATC
This Candidatus Coatesbacteria bacterium DNA region includes the following protein-coding sequences:
- a CDS encoding TIGR00266 family protein, whose protein sequence is MQYDLLYRPNFTLAKVMLDPGERVTAEAGAMVSMSADIEMETKGRGGIGKSLLRSMVGGESFFQNHYTAGPNGGEVTFAPNFAGDIIQLQMAGNTIMAQSGAYIFDTGEIDIDTKFGGGKMFFSGERLFLLKLVGHGDVFLSAYGAVHMVELGDGEEYVVDTGHIVAFDESCDFKVSKPSKGLKSLFFSGEGFVCRFSGPGRVWLQTRNPAWLYQLMAQAQSR
- a CDS encoding DUF2225 domain-containing protein; translation: MPSNLYLCLLLLAGLPTQAPATEFAEREVECPVCGESSVYRLPLEVDSNGGVSTDLAVYSSNGVQPWRYWIAYSPECGYTDWVGRFADQLRPEEVEFIEESFGAAEFEGIRRGELPLWERYRNLYLLEEYRGAPAVELADILLCGWWCLRPENVERETRLAYLGEITELLGAALIRGEVGDDQLAERVYLIGELERQAGDVVDARRRLSEARTMPGVVDSDITGFIERAQLLNDSRPLRRRVLEGTDAVVSHPDDAAIYDLAVDCWTFLEGNPSQVVDRGDAALAAWFYGERLGRPSAELAEWRARFETAYALELETRPLIYAADELGILERLAAGECACDD